The proteins below are encoded in one region of Amycolatopsis acidiphila:
- the hypB gene encoding hydrogenase nickel incorporation protein HypB, translating to MCATCGCSDDAGVRITEPGHGHGHGITVSLEQDVLAKNDRLAERNRDWLRRHEVVAVNVMSSPGAGKTTLLERTARESGLPVAVVEGDQETLLDAERIKATGVPVVQINTGAGCHLDATMLERALGTLGPAPGTVLFVENVGNLVCPALFDLGEDRRAVVLSVTEGQDKPLKYPHMFAAADLVLLNKVDLLPYLDFDPEVFLRDVRRINPAADVLRVSATRGTGLQDWYGWLRTSIASGERR from the coding sequence ATGTGCGCGACGTGTGGCTGCTCCGACGACGCCGGGGTCCGGATCACGGAACCGGGCCACGGGCACGGGCACGGCATCACGGTGTCGCTCGAACAGGACGTGCTGGCGAAGAACGACCGCCTCGCCGAGCGCAACCGGGACTGGCTGCGGCGGCACGAGGTCGTGGCGGTCAACGTGATGAGCTCGCCGGGCGCGGGCAAGACGACGCTGCTGGAGCGGACCGCCCGCGAGTCCGGGCTGCCGGTCGCGGTGGTGGAGGGCGACCAGGAGACACTGCTCGACGCCGAGCGCATCAAGGCCACCGGGGTGCCGGTCGTGCAGATCAACACAGGCGCGGGCTGTCACCTGGACGCGACCATGCTGGAGCGCGCGCTGGGCACGCTCGGGCCCGCGCCGGGCACGGTGCTGTTCGTCGAGAACGTCGGCAACCTGGTGTGCCCGGCGCTGTTCGACCTCGGCGAGGACCGGCGTGCGGTCGTCCTGTCCGTCACCGAGGGGCAGGACAAACCCCTGAAGTACCCGCACATGTTCGCCGCCGCCGACCTCGTCCTGCTGAACAAGGTCGACCTGCTGCCGTACCTGGACTTCGACCCGGAGGTGTTCCTGCGCGACGTGCGCCGGATCAACCCGGCGGCCGACGTGCTGCGGGTGTCGGCGACGCGCGGGACCGGCCTGCAGGACTGGTACGGCTGGCTGCGGACTTCCATCGCGAGCGGAGAGAGACGATGA
- a CDS encoding hydrogenase maturation nickel metallochaperone HypA/HybF: protein MHELSVTQSVVDAIVERMGDAEVAAVCLEIGKLSGVVPDSVRFCFEVVCAGTTLEGARLDILEPGGQARCRDCDGEFALPDLIPLCPCGSANVEITAGRQLRIRSVEVA, encoded by the coding sequence GTGCACGAGCTGTCGGTCACGCAGAGCGTCGTCGACGCGATCGTCGAGCGGATGGGCGACGCGGAGGTCGCGGCCGTGTGCCTGGAGATCGGGAAGCTGTCCGGGGTGGTGCCGGACTCGGTGCGGTTCTGCTTCGAGGTGGTCTGCGCCGGAACGACGCTCGAAGGCGCGCGGCTCGACATCCTGGAGCCGGGCGGGCAGGCGCGCTGCCGCGACTGCGACGGGGAGTTCGCGCTGCCGGACCTGATCCCGCTGTGCCCGTGCGGGAGCGCGAACGTGGAGATCACCGCGGGACGGCAGCTGCGGATCAGATCGGTGGAGGTGGCGTAG
- the hypE gene encoding hydrogenase expression/formation protein HypE encodes MNTREEQVLDRIDRARRRRPRVREERITLSHGSGGKATHTLIEAIFLDAFRNPLLEPLEDAAALLIDGTRLALTTDSFVVSPLFFPGGDIGDLAVNGTVNDLAVSGARPLYLTAGFILEEGFPIADLTRIVESMRAAAERAGVQIVTGDTKVVQRGKADGCYVNTAGVGVIEYPGLGVSTVRPGDAVLVSGPIGEHGITIMLARGELDIDADLESDTAPVHELVAGLLARVPGVRALRDATRGGVATILNEVARAAEVAVVVDERAVPVAEEVRGASELLGIDPLYVACEGRVVVVVDGAAADEALAAMRAHPLGEQAAVIGRVAADPPGIVLLNTTFGGTRIVDLLVGDPLPRIC; translated from the coding sequence ATGAACACGCGTGAAGAGCAGGTGCTCGACCGCATCGACCGGGCGCGGCGGAGGCGGCCGAGGGTGCGCGAGGAACGGATCACGCTCTCGCACGGGTCCGGCGGCAAGGCCACGCACACCCTGATCGAGGCGATCTTCCTCGACGCCTTCCGCAACCCGTTGCTCGAACCGCTGGAGGACGCCGCCGCCCTCCTGATCGACGGCACCCGCCTGGCGCTGACCACCGACTCGTTCGTGGTGTCGCCGCTGTTCTTCCCCGGCGGCGACATCGGCGACCTCGCGGTGAACGGGACGGTGAACGACCTCGCCGTCTCGGGCGCGCGGCCGCTGTACCTCACGGCGGGCTTCATCCTGGAGGAAGGGTTCCCGATCGCGGACCTCACGCGCATCGTCGAGTCGATGCGCGCCGCCGCCGAGCGAGCGGGGGTGCAGATCGTCACCGGTGACACCAAGGTGGTCCAGCGCGGCAAGGCCGACGGCTGCTACGTCAACACCGCCGGGGTCGGCGTGATCGAGTATCCCGGCCTCGGGGTCTCGACCGTGCGGCCGGGGGACGCCGTGCTGGTGTCCGGTCCGATCGGCGAGCACGGGATCACGATCATGCTCGCCCGCGGCGAGCTGGACATCGACGCGGACCTGGAGTCCGACACCGCACCGGTGCACGAGCTGGTGGCCGGGCTGCTGGCCAGGGTGCCCGGGGTACGCGCGCTGCGGGACGCCACGCGCGGCGGGGTGGCGACGATCCTCAACGAGGTGGCGCGGGCGGCCGAGGTGGCCGTGGTCGTCGACGAACGGGCGGTGCCGGTGGCCGAAGAGGTCCGCGGCGCCTCGGAGCTGCTGGGCATCGACCCGCTGTACGTGGCGTGCGAAGGCCGGGTGGTGGTCGTCGTGGACGGCGCGGCGGCCGACGAGGCGCTGGCGGCGATGCGGGCGCACCCGCTGGGCGAGCAGGCCGCGGTCATCGGGCGGGTCGCGGCGGACCCGCCGGGCATCGTGCTGCTCAACACCACGTTCGGCGGCACCAGGATCGTCGACCTGCTCGTCGGCGACCCGTTGCCCAGGATCTGTTAG
- the hypD gene encoding hydrogenase formation protein HypD — protein MRFVDEFRDADKARALSAKITSLCEPGRQYKFMEVCGGHTHTIYKHGLEDYLPESITLVHGPGCPVCVIPMGRVDDAIHIARQPGVLMTSFGDMMRVPGSGGNFFDSNAEGTNIRMVYSPLDSLKIARQNPDQHVVFMAIGFETTAPSTAMTVLRAAAEGIENFSVFCNHVTIIPAIKAILDSPDLRLDGFIGPGHVSTVIGCRPYEFIARDYGKPVVVAGFEPLDILQSVYLLMLQLSQGRSQVENQYTRVVPWDGNLVALKAIAEVMELRPYFEWRGLGFISHSATRMREAYAAFDAERIFSVPGVRVADPKACQCGEVLKGVLKPWECKVFGTACTPETPIGTCMVSPEGACAAYYNFGRFTRSRVREASQHEHA, from the coding sequence ATGCGATTCGTCGACGAGTTCCGCGACGCGGACAAGGCCCGCGCGCTGTCCGCGAAGATCACGAGCCTGTGCGAGCCGGGCCGGCAGTACAAGTTCATGGAGGTCTGCGGCGGGCACACCCACACCATCTACAAGCACGGCCTGGAGGACTACCTGCCCGAGAGCATCACGCTCGTGCACGGGCCGGGCTGCCCGGTCTGCGTGATCCCGATGGGCCGGGTGGACGACGCGATCCACATCGCACGGCAACCGGGCGTGCTGATGACGTCGTTCGGCGACATGATGCGGGTGCCGGGCAGCGGCGGGAACTTCTTCGACTCCAACGCCGAGGGCACCAACATCCGGATGGTCTACTCGCCGCTGGACTCGCTGAAGATCGCGCGGCAGAACCCGGACCAGCACGTGGTGTTCATGGCGATCGGCTTCGAGACCACCGCGCCCTCGACGGCGATGACCGTGCTGCGCGCGGCGGCCGAGGGCATCGAAAACTTCTCGGTCTTCTGCAACCACGTCACGATCATCCCGGCCATCAAGGCCATCCTGGACTCCCCGGACCTGCGCCTGGACGGGTTCATCGGTCCCGGGCACGTCTCGACGGTCATCGGCTGCCGCCCGTACGAGTTCATCGCCCGCGACTACGGCAAGCCCGTCGTGGTCGCCGGGTTCGAGCCGCTGGACATCCTGCAGTCGGTCTACCTGCTGATGCTGCAGCTGTCGCAGGGCCGCTCGCAGGTGGAGAACCAGTACACCCGCGTGGTGCCCTGGGACGGCAACCTCGTGGCGCTGAAGGCCATCGCCGAGGTGATGGAGCTGCGGCCGTACTTCGAGTGGCGGGGGCTGGGCTTCATCTCCCACTCCGCCACGCGGATGCGGGAGGCCTACGCAGCCTTCGACGCGGAACGGATCTTCTCCGTGCCGGGGGTGCGGGTCGCCGACCCGAAGGCCTGCCAGTGCGGCGAGGTGCTCAAGGGCGTGCTGAAACCGTGGGAGTGCAAGGTCTTCGGCACCGCCTGCACGCCGGAGACCCCGATCGGCACGTGCATGGTCTCCCCGGAGGGCGCGTGCGCGGCGTACTACAACTTCGGCCGGTTCACCCGCAGCCGGGTCCGGGAGGCGAGTCAGCATGAACACGCGTGA
- a CDS encoding HypC/HybG/HupF family hydrogenase formation chaperone, whose protein sequence is MCLGIPGEIIEISEERPDLAKVAVSGVKRTINIGLLSDDPPVPGDWILIHVGFALSKIDEEEARAAMEFLESIGRAYEDELAALRDSRID, encoded by the coding sequence ATGTGCCTCGGCATCCCCGGAGAGATCATCGAGATCAGCGAAGAGCGGCCGGACCTGGCGAAGGTCGCGGTCAGCGGGGTCAAGCGGACGATCAACATCGGCCTGCTCTCGGACGACCCGCCGGTGCCCGGCGACTGGATCCTCATCCACGTCGGGTTCGCACTGTCCAAAATAGACGAAGAGGAGGCGAGGGCGGCGATGGAGTTCCTGGAGAGCATCGGCAGGGCCTACGAGGACGAGCTGGCCGCACTGCGCGACTCCCGGATCGACTAG
- a CDS encoding DUF6893 family small protein: MVIRGLLVVSLIGLVVLLVRTVGPDVRRYARISRM; this comes from the coding sequence ATGGTGATACGTGGGCTGCTGGTCGTGAGCCTGATCGGGTTGGTGGTGCTGCTCGTCCGGACGGTCGGGCCCGACGTGCGCCGCTACGCGCGCATCAGCAGGATGTGA
- a CDS encoding hydrogenase maturation protease: MKRVLVAGIGNIFLGDDGFGVEVARRLATAGLPPQVQVADYGISGLHLAYELLDGYDTTILVDAAPRGGEPGTVYVIEPGDGGDEPAGPLDAHGMQPDVVLRLLRTLGGDTRRVLVVGCEPADVGEGIGLSPRVAAAVPAAVELVMELACGPAAATVEPGGAKW; this comes from the coding sequence GTGAAGCGCGTGCTGGTGGCCGGGATCGGCAACATCTTCCTCGGCGACGACGGGTTCGGCGTCGAGGTCGCCAGGCGGCTGGCCACCGCCGGGCTGCCGCCGCAGGTGCAGGTGGCCGACTACGGGATCAGCGGGCTGCACCTGGCCTACGAGCTGCTGGACGGCTACGACACCACGATCCTCGTCGACGCCGCCCCGCGTGGCGGCGAGCCGGGGACGGTGTACGTCATCGAGCCGGGGGACGGCGGGGACGAGCCCGCCGGGCCCCTGGACGCGCACGGGATGCAACCGGACGTCGTGCTGCGGCTGCTGCGCACCCTCGGCGGCGACACCCGGCGGGTGCTGGTCGTCGGCTGCGAGCCGGCGGACGTCGGGGAAGGGATCGGGCTCAGCCCGCGGGTCGCCGCCGCGGTGCCTGCAGCCGTGGAGCTGGTCATGGAACTCGCGTGCGGCCCCGCCGCCGCGACGGTCGAACCGGGAGGTGCGAAATGGTGA
- a CDS encoding DUF6084 family protein — protein sequence MVELSFDCSDVRPMRFAAGPTLQFRLHVADISRTEIHAIALRCQIRIEPQRRRYEPGESELLESLFGDPSRWGQTLKPFQFASVSVMVPSFTGACEVELEVPCSYDLEVAAGKYFHALRDGVVPMALLFSGTVFGKGERGFWIEQVPWHAEASYRMPVRVWGELMDRYFPASSWIRLHRETVDALLRYKARHAIPTWDAAMDTLLAGEAES from the coding sequence GTGGTTGAGCTGAGCTTCGACTGCAGCGACGTGCGCCCGATGCGGTTCGCCGCCGGGCCCACGCTGCAGTTCCGGCTGCACGTGGCCGACATCAGCCGCACCGAGATCCACGCGATCGCGCTGCGCTGCCAGATCCGGATCGAACCGCAGCGCCGCCGCTACGAGCCCGGCGAGTCCGAGCTGCTGGAGAGCCTCTTCGGCGACCCGTCCCGGTGGGGCCAGACGCTCAAGCCCTTCCAGTTCGCGAGCGTGTCGGTGATGGTGCCGAGCTTCACCGGCGCCTGCGAGGTCGAGCTGGAGGTGCCGTGCAGCTACGACCTCGAAGTGGCCGCGGGCAAGTACTTCCACGCCCTGCGCGACGGCGTGGTGCCGATGGCCCTGCTGTTCTCCGGCACCGTGTTCGGCAAGGGCGAGCGCGGGTTCTGGATCGAGCAGGTGCCCTGGCACGCCGAGGCCTCCTACCGGATGCCGGTGCGGGTGTGGGGCGAGCTGATGGACCGGTACTTCCCGGCGTCCTCCTGGATCCGGCTGCACCGGGAGACGGTGGACGCGCTGCTGCGGTACAAGGCGCGCCACGCCATCCCGACCTGGGACGCGGCGATGGACACCCTGCTGGCCGGGGAGGCCGAGTCATGA
- a CDS encoding DUF5947 family protein, with product MTAPLRRFLRPAPRPAPGEQCEMCAEPLSERHSHVIDLDSRAIMCTCRGCYLLFTRPGAGRHRAVPERYLHAPDSPAGRRLRESAGIPVRMAFFFVNSRQNRPVAFYPSPAGATESLLSLDEWEQLRAEFGTLEPDVEALLVNGDEAFLVPIDVCYELVGLVKLHWRGFDGGTEAWEAIDGFFAELRRRSRTVVADGG from the coding sequence ATGACCGCGCCACTGCGGCGGTTCCTGCGCCCGGCGCCCCGCCCGGCGCCGGGCGAGCAGTGCGAGATGTGCGCCGAACCGCTGTCCGAACGGCACTCGCACGTGATCGACCTGGACTCGCGGGCGATCATGTGCACCTGCCGCGGCTGCTACCTGCTGTTCACCCGGCCCGGCGCGGGGCGGCACCGGGCGGTGCCGGAGCGGTACCTGCACGCGCCGGACTCACCGGCGGGCCGGCGGCTGCGGGAGTCCGCGGGCATCCCGGTGCGGATGGCGTTCTTCTTCGTCAACTCACGCCAGAACCGCCCGGTCGCGTTCTACCCGAGCCCGGCGGGTGCCACCGAGTCGCTGCTGTCGCTCGACGAGTGGGAGCAGCTGCGGGCGGAGTTCGGCACGCTGGAGCCCGACGTCGAGGCGCTGCTCGTCAACGGCGACGAGGCCTTCCTGGTGCCGATCGACGTCTGCTACGAGCTGGTCGGGCTGGTGAAGCTGCACTGGCGCGGCTTCGACGGCGGCACCGAGGCGTGGGAGGCGATCGACGGGTTCTTCGCGGAGCTTCGCCGCCGCAGCCGGACGGTCGTGGCCGACGGTGGTTGA
- a CDS encoding NifU family protein, which yields MDPVQAVGERIEQLLDEVEGREAAEELVHALMELYGAGLSRVLELAGDAVVARLADDELVRGLLILHDLHPLSTMERVTAALERVRPYLGTHAGDVELLGIGEDGVARLRLKGTCDGCPSSAVTVQQAIEREILTAAPEIAAIDVQGMVPDAGPGGRPLLPLEAVECPVPGGGR from the coding sequence GTGGACCCGGTGCAGGCGGTCGGGGAGCGGATCGAGCAGCTGCTCGACGAGGTCGAGGGCCGCGAGGCCGCGGAGGAGCTGGTGCACGCGCTGATGGAGCTCTACGGCGCCGGGCTCTCCCGGGTCCTCGAGCTGGCCGGCGACGCCGTGGTCGCGCGGCTGGCCGACGACGAGCTCGTGCGCGGGCTGCTGATCCTGCACGACCTGCATCCACTGTCCACAATGGAACGGGTGACGGCCGCGCTCGAGCGGGTGCGGCCGTACCTGGGCACCCATGCCGGTGACGTCGAGCTGCTCGGCATCGGCGAGGACGGCGTCGCGCGGCTGCGGCTGAAAGGCACCTGTGACGGCTGCCCGTCCTCGGCGGTGACGGTGCAGCAGGCGATCGAACGGGAGATCCTGACGGCGGCGCCGGAGATCGCCGCGATCGATGTGCAGGGCATGGTGCCCGACGCCGGTCCCGGCGGGCGGCCGCTGCTGCCGCTGGAAGCCGTCGAATGCCCGGTACCGGGCGGCGGGCGATGA
- a CDS encoding nickel-dependent hydrogenase large subunit → MATTARRSTPTTKDSQLVEMAWDPITRIVGSLGIYTKIDWSAKRVVECHSTSSVFRGYSIFMKGKDPRDAHFITSRICGICGDNHATCSVYNQNMAYGVRPPHLAEWIINLGESAEYMFDHNIFQENLVGVDYCEKMVAETNPGVLEQANRTEAPHAGEHGYRTIGDIMRSLNPLEGEFYREALQVSRSTREMFCLMEGRHVHPSTLYPGGVGTVATIQLFTDYLTRLMRYVEFMKRVVPMHDDLFDFFYEALPGYEEVGRRRILLGCWGSLNDPDYCDFSYENMADWGRKMFVTPGVVVDGKLVTTSLVDINLGIRILLGSSYYEDWDGEDVFVTRDPLGNPVDQRHPWNQHTIPKPAKRDFDKQYSWTMSPRWFDGKDHLPLDTGGGPIARLWTTALAGLVDTGYVKATGHSVQINLPRTATRPEASFEWKIPQWSNALERNRARTYFQAYAAAMALHFCDKALAEVRAGHTKTWEPFTVPDEGVSCGFTEAVRGVLSHHMVIKGGKIANYHPYPPTPWNGSVRDSYGTPGPYEDAVQNTPIFEENNQDNFKGIDIMRAVRSFDPCLPCGVHMYTGNGKVLEKVHTPHAFNAGM, encoded by the coding sequence ATGGCTACCACCGCACGCCGGAGCACTCCCACCACGAAGGACAGCCAGCTGGTGGAGATGGCCTGGGACCCGATCACCCGCATCGTCGGCAGCCTCGGCATCTACACCAAGATCGACTGGTCCGCCAAGCGCGTCGTGGAGTGCCACAGCACGTCGTCGGTCTTCCGCGGCTACAGCATCTTCATGAAGGGCAAGGACCCGCGCGACGCGCACTTCATCACCAGCCGGATCTGCGGGATCTGCGGGGACAACCACGCGACCTGCTCGGTCTACAACCAGAACATGGCCTACGGCGTGCGTCCGCCGCACCTTGCCGAGTGGATCATCAACCTCGGCGAGTCCGCCGAGTACATGTTCGACCACAACATCTTCCAGGAGAACCTGGTCGGGGTGGACTACTGCGAGAAGATGGTCGCCGAGACCAACCCCGGGGTGCTGGAGCAGGCCAACCGCACCGAGGCGCCGCACGCCGGCGAGCACGGCTACCGCACCATCGGTGACATCATGCGCTCGCTCAACCCGCTGGAGGGGGAGTTCTACCGGGAGGCGCTGCAGGTCAGCCGCTCCACCCGGGAGATGTTCTGCCTCATGGAGGGCAGGCACGTGCATCCGTCCACGCTGTACCCGGGCGGGGTCGGCACGGTCGCCACCATCCAGCTGTTCACCGACTACCTGACCCGGCTGATGCGCTACGTGGAGTTCATGAAGCGGGTCGTGCCGATGCACGACGACCTGTTCGACTTCTTCTACGAGGCCCTGCCCGGCTACGAGGAGGTCGGCAGGCGCCGCATCCTGCTCGGCTGCTGGGGCAGCCTCAACGACCCTGACTACTGCGACTTCAGCTACGAGAACATGGCCGACTGGGGCCGGAAGATGTTCGTCACCCCGGGCGTGGTCGTGGACGGCAAGCTCGTCACCACCAGCCTGGTCGACATCAACCTCGGCATCCGGATCCTGCTGGGCAGCTCCTACTACGAGGACTGGGACGGCGAGGACGTGTTCGTCACCAGGGACCCGCTGGGCAACCCGGTCGACCAGCGGCACCCGTGGAACCAGCACACGATCCCCAAGCCCGCCAAGCGGGACTTCGACAAGCAGTACTCGTGGACGATGTCGCCGCGCTGGTTCGACGGCAAGGACCACCTGCCGCTGGACACCGGCGGCGGCCCGATCGCGCGGCTGTGGACCACCGCGCTGGCGGGGCTGGTGGACACCGGCTACGTCAAGGCCACCGGGCACAGCGTGCAGATCAACCTGCCGCGCACGGCGACCAGGCCCGAGGCGAGCTTCGAGTGGAAGATTCCACAGTGGAGCAACGCGCTCGAGCGCAACCGGGCCAGGACCTACTTCCAGGCCTACGCCGCGGCGATGGCACTGCACTTCTGCGACAAGGCGCTGGCGGAGGTGCGCGCGGGCCACACCAAGACGTGGGAGCCGTTCACCGTGCCCGACGAGGGCGTCAGCTGCGGGTTCACCGAGGCGGTCCGCGGCGTGCTGTCGCACCACATGGTCATCAAGGGCGGGAAGATCGCGAACTACCACCCGTACCCGCCGACACCGTGGAACGGCAGCGTCCGCGACAGCTACGGCACCCCGGGCCCGTACGAGGACGCGGTGCAGAACACGCCGATCTTCGAGGAGAACAACCAGGACAACTTCAAGGGCATCGACATCATGCGGGCCGTGCGCAGCTTCGACCCGTGCCTGCCGTGCGGGGTGCACATGTACACCGGCAACGGGAAGGTGCTGGAGAAGGTGCACACCCCGCATGCGTTCAACGCCGGGATGTGA
- a CDS encoding NADH-quinone oxidoreductase subunit B family protein, which yields MSDEEKPIHLLWINAGLSCDGDSVALTAATQPSIEEIVLGALPGLPKIAVHWPLIDFECGPDKGADTFIEWFYKADRGELEPFVLVIEGSIPNEAIKQEGYWCGFGNNPETGQPMTTSEWLDRLAPKALAVVAAGTCATYGGIHAMEGNPTGAMGVPDYLGWDWKSAAGIPIVCIPGCPTHPDNFSETLLYLLYQAAGQAPMIPLDEHLRPTWLFGQTVHEGCDRAGYYEQGQFTTEYGSPKCLVKIGCWGPVVKCNVPKRGWINGIGGCPNVGGICIGCTMPGFPDRFMPFMDEPPGAHISSMASGAYGSVIRRLRSITERKADTEPKWRTKGKQLHTGYRAPW from the coding sequence ATGAGCGACGAAGAGAAACCCATTCACCTGCTCTGGATCAACGCGGGACTGTCCTGCGACGGGGACTCGGTGGCGCTGACCGCCGCGACCCAGCCCAGCATCGAGGAGATCGTGCTCGGCGCGCTGCCCGGCCTGCCCAAGATCGCGGTGCACTGGCCGCTGATCGACTTCGAGTGCGGGCCCGACAAGGGCGCCGACACGTTCATCGAATGGTTCTACAAGGCCGATCGCGGCGAGCTGGAACCGTTCGTGCTGGTGATCGAGGGCTCCATCCCCAACGAGGCGATCAAGCAGGAGGGGTACTGGTGCGGCTTCGGCAACAACCCGGAGACGGGCCAGCCGATGACGACCAGCGAGTGGCTCGACCGCCTCGCCCCCAAGGCGCTGGCGGTGGTCGCCGCGGGTACCTGCGCGACCTACGGTGGCATCCACGCCATGGAGGGCAACCCCACCGGTGCGATGGGCGTGCCCGACTACCTCGGCTGGGACTGGAAGTCGGCCGCGGGCATCCCGATCGTCTGCATCCCCGGCTGCCCGACGCATCCGGACAACTTCTCCGAGACCCTGCTGTACCTGCTCTACCAGGCGGCGGGCCAGGCGCCGATGATCCCGCTCGACGAGCACCTGCGCCCCACGTGGCTGTTCGGGCAGACCGTGCACGAGGGCTGCGACCGCGCCGGGTACTACGAGCAGGGCCAGTTCACCACCGAGTACGGCTCGCCCAAGTGCCTGGTCAAGATCGGCTGCTGGGGCCCGGTGGTCAAGTGCAACGTGCCCAAGCGCGGGTGGATCAACGGCATCGGCGGCTGCCCCAACGTGGGCGGGATCTGCATCGGCTGCACGATGCCCGGCTTCCCCGACCGGTTCATGCCGTTCATGGACGAGCCGCCGGGCGCGCACATCTCGTCGATGGCCAGCGGCGCCTACGGCTCGGTGATCCGCAGGCTGCGCTCGATCACCGAGCGCAAGGCCGACACCGAGCCGAAGTGGCGCACCAAGGGCAAACAACTGCACACCGGCTACCGCGCTCCGTGGTGA
- a CDS encoding D-sedoheptulose-7-phosphate isomerase, translated as MPGEPASLETLYPFLYAGAGDLDAVLAQVRQSTMDKVGEIIALRARVLEADAARIQECAGRMARAFAGGGRLFAFGNGGSSTDAQDLAGLFVGPPGEATALPAFGLTNDIAVLTALSNDVGFDVVFARQLGAFGRAGDIAVGLSTSGNSANLLRAFDEAARRGMVTIGIAGYDGGKMAELESIDYLFVVPSPSVHRIQEAQTTLYHALWELTLAAPADEPEGDRP; from the coding sequence ATGCCGGGGGAGCCGGCGTCATTGGAGACGCTGTATCCGTTCCTCTATGCCGGGGCAGGCGACCTGGACGCCGTCCTCGCCCAGGTCAGACAGTCTACAATGGACAAAGTTGGCGAGATCATCGCGTTGCGGGCACGGGTACTCGAGGCCGATGCCGCCCGGATCCAGGAGTGCGCAGGCCGGATGGCGCGCGCCTTCGCCGGTGGCGGGCGGCTGTTCGCCTTCGGCAACGGCGGCAGCTCCACCGACGCGCAGGATCTGGCGGGCCTGTTCGTCGGGCCGCCCGGGGAAGCCACCGCGCTGCCGGCGTTCGGGCTGACCAACGACATCGCGGTGCTGACCGCGTTGTCCAACGACGTCGGCTTCGACGTGGTGTTCGCCCGCCAGCTCGGCGCGTTCGGCCGGGCCGGTGACATCGCGGTCGGGTTGTCCACCAGCGGCAACTCGGCGAACCTGCTCCGCGCCTTCGACGAGGCGGCACGCCGGGGCATGGTCACGATCGGGATCGCGGGGTACGACGGCGGGAAGATGGCCGAACTGGAGTCGATCGACTACCTGTTCGTGGTGCCCTCGCCGTCGGTGCACCGGATCCAGGAAGCGCAGACGACCCTGTACCACGCGCTGTGGGAGCTCACTCTCGCCGCGCCGGCCGACGAACCCGAGGGTGATCGCCCATGA
- a CDS encoding HypC/HybG/HupF family hydrogenase formation chaperone, producing MSDREADRASGPGCHDGVCITCSDAAVEVTVVQLLDQGLAVVDTGESREEVSVALVSAAVGDTILVHAREAIAVVGESSQP from the coding sequence ATGAGCGACCGTGAAGCCGACAGAGCATCCGGCCCCGGGTGTCACGACGGCGTCTGCATCACCTGTTCGGACGCCGCGGTCGAGGTCACGGTGGTACAGCTGCTCGACCAAGGGCTGGCAGTCGTGGACACCGGGGAGAGCCGGGAAGAAGTCAGTGTCGCACTCGTGTCCGCGGCCGTGGGCGACACGATCCTGGTGCACGCCAGGGAGGCCATCGCCGTAGTCGGGGAAAGTTCACAGCCATAG
- a CDS encoding D-sedoheptulose-7-phosphate isomerase, with product MPEVSGSTSAVRELFTRREAPVRDLAGQSGEVALACHDMAARFHRGGKLVVFGNGGTSTDAQHVAVEFVHPVIVGKRALPAISLTADIATLTGVANRDGLAEVFAHQIRVLAEPADIALGISTDGECENVLRGLAVAHGLGMLTIALTGGDGGRIARAAGVDHVLLARSADPQVVKEVHVTTYHVLWELVHVFFEQPGVLDPGVVA from the coding sequence ATGCCGGAGGTTTCCGGCTCCACGTCCGCGGTTCGTGAACTCTTCACCCGCCGCGAAGCACCGGTGCGCGACCTGGCCGGGCAGTCCGGGGAAGTCGCACTGGCCTGTCACGACATGGCCGCCCGGTTCCACCGCGGCGGGAAGCTCGTCGTGTTCGGCAACGGCGGGACCAGCACCGATGCCCAGCACGTCGCCGTCGAGTTCGTCCATCCGGTGATCGTCGGGAAGCGGGCCCTGCCCGCCATCTCCCTCACCGCGGACATCGCGACGCTGACCGGCGTCGCCAACCGGGACGGCCTCGCCGAGGTCTTCGCACACCAGATCCGCGTCCTCGCCGAGCCCGCCGACATCGCCCTCGGCATCTCCACCGACGGCGAGTGCGAGAACGTGCTGCGCGGGCTGGCCGTCGCACACGGGCTCGGGATGCTGACGATCGCGCTCACGGGCGGCGACGGCGGCCGGATCGCCCGCGCGGCGGGAGTGGACCACGTGCTGCTCGCCCGCTCGGCCGACCCGCAGGTGGTGAAGGAAGTGCACGTCACGACCTACCACGTGCTGTGGGAGCTCGTCCACGTCTTCTTCGAGCAGCCGGGCGTGCTCGATCCGGGGGTGGTCGCATGA